A region from the Candidatus Methylacidiphilales bacterium genome encodes:
- a CDS encoding glycosyltransferase family 4 protein, which yields MSLKNGVDLEHFRPRPPDHSLAASLGIDPDSLCIGSCAGTGAYKRIDLMIEAARRLQPGRPVTIIVLGNAVSGKAYEERAQRAGLDRFIYAGFHQDVRPYVSLFHVGFILSDRIETISYAAREMMAMGRPLISSSFSGLKDNVRDGVDGWLVRPGNVKDIVHVLERLRKMPPQELHGFGLRARQAAEERFDMRQQLRKHADLYTSLVEGTSQRDVDWGDSRTTSPVAAKLF from the coding sequence ATGTCATTGAAAAATGGGGTTGACCTTGAGCACTTCAGACCACGCCCCCCTGACCACTCCCTAGCCGCCAGTCTGGGGATTGACCCAGACTCGCTTTGCATCGGGAGTTGCGCAGGCACAGGTGCTTACAAACGCATTGATCTCATGATCGAGGCTGCACGACGTTTGCAGCCTGGCCGTCCTGTGACAATCATCGTCCTCGGTAATGCAGTATCTGGAAAAGCTTATGAAGAGCGCGCCCAGCGGGCAGGCTTAGACCGTTTTATCTACGCCGGTTTCCATCAAGACGTCAGGCCTTATGTATCACTCTTTCACGTGGGCTTCATTCTCAGCGATCGCATCGAGACAATCTCCTATGCAGCGCGTGAGATGATGGCTATGGGTAGACCTCTCATCTCTAGCTCCTTTTCAGGACTAAAGGATAATGTCCGCGACGGAGTTGACGGTTGGTTGGTGCGCCCGGGCAACGTAAAGGACATTGTCCACGTGCTCGAACGCCTTCGCAAAATGCCGCCTCAGGAGCTACACGGCTTCGGCTTGCGTGCCCGTCAAGCCGCCGAAGAGCGTTTTGACATGCGTCAGCAGCTTCGCAAGCACGCCGACCTTTATACAAGCTTAGTTGAGGGGACATCGCAGCGTGATGTAGATTGGGGAGACTCACGAACGACAAGCCCTGTGGCAGCGAAGTTATTTTAA